Below is a window of Micromonospora chersina DNA.
GCTGTGGGTCTTCGGCAACCCGAGCTGACCTGCGGACAGCGATAGTGACGGAAGTGAGCGAGCGTGCCTGAGTACGACGAGACCGCCGAGACCCCGGACGAGCAGTCCACGGTGGCGACGGCGGCCAACGATGAGTCGGTCGAGGCCGCCAGCGAGCCGGAGTTCCCGACCACCGAGCCCGCCCCGGACGAGGACTTCGACCCGGTCGCCGAGCTGCGCCAGAAGCTGCGCTACGCCCCCGGCGACTGGTACGTGGTGCACTCCTACGCCGGCTACGAGAACAAGGTCAAGACCAACCTCGAGACCCGGATCACCTCCCTCGACATGGAGGACTTCATCTACCAGGTCGAAGTGCCGACCCGGGAAGAGGTCGAGGTCAAGAACGGCAAGCGGTCGCAGGTCCAGGCGAAGGTCTTCCCGGGCTACATCCTGGTCCGGATGGAGCTGACCGCCGAGTCCTACTCCTGCGTCCGGAACACCCCGGGGGTCACCGGCTTCGTCGGCGCGACCGACCGGGCCGACCGGCCGGCGCCGCTGAGCCTCGACGAGGTCCTCAAGTGGCTGGCCCCGGCGGTCGAGACCGAGCAGAAGAAGGCGAAGCCCGAGGTCAAGGTCCTCGACTTCGAGGTCGGCGACTCGGTCACCGTCACCGACGGCGCCTTCGCCTCGCTGCCGGCGACGATCAGCGAGATCAACGCCGACCAGCAGAAGCTCAAGGTCCTGGTGTCGATCTTCGGCCGGGAGACCCCGGTCGAGCTCAACTTCAACCAGGTCGCCAAGATCTGACGCACGTCCGCACCGGCGGTGGGCCTCCGGGCCGGCCGCCGGTGCGTCGTTTTCCCGGCCCGCCGGACCTCGGCGGCGAGGGTGGCGGAAGGCTGCGCTACCCTAGAACGTCGGCTGTCCGCACCGCGCTGACCGTGCGCGCCCGCGGGCCGGCGAAAATCCCAGTTCCAAGCCCCAGGAAGAGACATGCCTCCGAAGAAGAAGCTCGTCAAGACGTTCACGCTTCAGCTGCCGGCGGGCCAGGCCACCCCGGCGCCGCCGGTCGGCCCCGCGCTCGGCCAGCACGGCGTGAACATCATGGAGTTCTGCAAGTCCTACAACGCGCAGACCGAGTCCCAGCGGGGCGACATCGTCCCCGCCGAGATCAGCGTCTACGAGGACCGCACCTTCACCTTCGTGCTGAAGACCCCGCCCGCCGCCCGGCTGCTGATCAAGGCCGCCGGCGTGCAGAAGGGCTCGGGCGTCCCGCACAAGGAGAAGGTCGGCTCGGTGACCCGCGCCCAGCTCCGGGAGATCGCCGAGAAGAAGATGGCGGACCTGAACGCCAACGACATCGACCAGGCCGAGAAGATCATCGCCGGCACCGCCCGGTCGATGGGCCTGACCGTCGCCGACTGACCTCGTAGCACCGCTCCAGCCGATCCGTTCGTGGGAGGGCCGCGGAGTCGCGGGCCCGCCATAGACCACAGGAGTTACCAGAAATGCAGCGCAGCAAGAGCTACCGCAAGGCCGCCGAGGTCATCGACCGGTCGAAGCTCTACACCCCCGCCGAGGCCGTCAAGCTGGCCAAGGAGACCACCAACGTCAAGTTCGACGCCACGGTCGAGGTCGCGATGCGCCTCGGCGTCGACCCCCGCAAGGCGGACCAGATGGTCCGCGGCACGGTCAACCTGCCGCACGGCACCGGTAAGACCGCCCGCGTGATCGTCTTCGCCGCCGGCGCGAAGGCCGAGGAGGCCGCCGCCGCGGGTGCGGACGAGGTGGGCACCGACGAGCTGGTCGCCCGTATCCAGGGCGGTTGGCTGGACTTCGACGCGGCGATCGCCACCCCGGACCAGATGGCCAAGATCGGCCGGATCGCGCGGATCCTGGGCCCGCGCGGCCTCATGCCGAACCCGAAGACCGGCACGGTGACCATGGACGTCGCCAAGGCCGTTTCGGACATCAAGGGCGGTAAGATCACCTTCCGGGTGGACAAGCACTCCAACCTCCACCTGATCATCGGCAAGGCCTCGTTCTCCGAGGCCCAGCTGGTCGACAACTACGCGGCGGTGCTGGACGAGGTCCTGCGCTCGAAGCCGTCCGCGGCCAAGGGCACGTACCTCAAGAAGGTCACCCTCACCACCACCATGGGCCCGGGCGTCCCGGTCGACCCGAAGCTGGTGAAGAACCTGAACGAGGCCTCGACCGAGGCCTGAGCACGACTGCCCGGACGGGGCCCCGCCACCACCCGGTGGCGGGGCCCCGTCCGTCTCTCCGGTGTGGCAGGCTCGGCGCATGCGGCTGGAAGGCGTCTGGCTGCGGTACCAGCGGCGCGGCCCGTGGGTGCTGCGGGAGACCGACGTGGCGATCGGTCCGGGCGAGGTGGCGGTGGTGCTCGGGCGCAACGGGGTGGGCAAGTCCACCCTGCTCCAGCTCGCCGCCGGCGTGCTCCGACCCACGCGGGGGCGCGTGGTCGACCGGCCGGCCGCCGTCGGCTGGGTTCCGGAGCGCTTTCCCGCCGACCAGCCCTTCACCGTGGGCGCCTACCTGGCCGCGATGGCCCGGGTGGCCGGCCTGCCCGGCCCCGAGGCCGACCGGGCGGTGCGGCGCTGGGTCGACCGGCTCGGCCTGACGCGCTTCCACGGGGTGCGGCTGCCCGAGCTGTCCAAGGGCACCGCGCAGAAGGTCGGCCTGGCCCAGGCGCTGCTCCGCCCGCCCGGCCTGCTCGTCCTCGACGAGCCCTGGGAGGGGCTGGACTCCGCCGCTCGCGAGCTGGTGCCCGAGGTGGTCGACGAGGTGCTGGCCGAGGGTGGCACGGTGCTGGTCAGCGACCACCGTGGGGAGACCGTCCGGCTCCCCGGCGCCCGGCACTGGTCGGTCGCCGACGGCACGGTCACCGAGGCGGCGCCGTCCGGGGCCGCGGCCACCGTCGTGGTCGAGCTGTCGGTCCCGGCCGCCGGGGTCGGCGCCGCCGTCGCCCGGTTGCGCGCCGACGGCCACCACGTCATTCGGGTACGCGACCACGCCGTCCCGCCCCCCGCCACGCGACAGGCGTCCGACTCCCCACCCGCCGCCCCTCCCGACGACCCGTTCTCCGCCACCGCACAGCCCGGCGCGCCCGGCCGGCCGGGTCCGGCCCCCGGCGAGGCACCCCTGTCCGGCGCGCCCGGCGGCTCCGGTCCCGCTCCGGAGGTGGCCCGGTGATCGCGCTGGTCCGGCTGCGGCTGGCCGGCTTCCTGCGTACCGGACGGGCGCTGGCCCCGGTGCTGGCCGGCCTGCTCGCCCTCGGCGTCCTCTACGGCGGCGGCCGGGCCCAGCCCGCGGAGGCCTACGGCGTCTCGGCGGTGGTCCTGTTCCCGGTGCTGGCCTGGCAGACCAAGATCCTGCTCGACGTCGAGCCCGACGTGCAGCGCCGGCTGGCCCGGGTGGTCCTCGGCCCGGCCCGGGAGCGGGCCGCCGGCCTGCTCGCGGCGGCCGTGGCCGGCCTCGGCACGGTGGCCGTCGCGCTGGTCTTCCCCTGGCTGGTCGGCGGGGTGACCGGCCCGGCCGGGCCGGGGGACCGGCCGCTGGCCGAGGGGCTGGCGCTCGGCCTCTGGGCCCACCTGCTGGCCCTGCCGGCGGCGGTCGGGCTGGGCGCCCTGGCCTGCCGGGCGATCACCCGCAGCGCCGGCTACGGCGTCGCCGTGCTCACCCTCGGCGGGGTGGGCGCGGTGGTCCTGGGCCTCTCCGGCTCGGTGGCGCCCTGGCTGGCGCCGCCCGTGCTGCCCACGGCCCGGGCGCTGGCCGGCCCGCTCGCGGCTTCCACCGGCCTGCTGCTGACCGCCCGGGCGCTGGCCTGGGCGGCCGTGCCGCTGGCCGGCTACGCCTGGGGCCGCCGCGGCCGCGCCTGAGTGACCGGGAGCACTCCGGGGGCGATTTGGCGGTAAGGGGACACGTCGCGTAACCTTTGGCGCGTAGTTCCACCCAGAGACCGCTGGTCACCGTGCCCTGGCACGGTCGAAGGTCCCGCGATGACGGGCGACCCGCGCAGGGCGGCAAGCGAAACTCGGTGCTGCACGTGGTCCGCCGACCGCGTCCACGGTGCCGGCCCTCGCCCCGTGCGCCCTGCGCCGGGGCTTTTCTCGTTGTCGTGATGCCTCCGCCGCCGTCGCGAGCGTCCGCTCGTCGCCGGCGTACCAGCTCCGAGCAACGAGAGAGGAGGGACATGGCGGACAAGCCGATCCGGGCCGACAAGGCCACGGCCGTCGCCGAGCTGACCGAGAGCTTCCGCAACGCGGGGGCGACCGTGCTGACCGAGTACCGCGGGCTCACGGTTTCGCAGCTCACCCAGCTGCGGCGCTCGCTCGGCAAGGAGACCAGCTACACGGTCGCGAAGAACACGCTGGCCAAGCGTGCCGCGAGCGATGCGGGCATCTCCGGCCTCGACGAGCTGTTCTCCGGTCCTACCGCGCTGACTTTCGTTTCGGGCGACGTCGTCGAGGCGGCGAAGGGGCTTCGCGACTTCGCGAAGGCCAACCCGAAGCTCGTCATCAAGGGCGGTGTCTTCGAGGGCAAGGCCATTTCCGCGGCCGAGGTCACGAAGCTCGCCGACCTGGAGTCCCGCGAGGTGCTGCTGGCGAAGCTGGCCGGCGCCATGAAGGGCAACCTGAGCAAGGCCGCGGCCCTGTTCCAGGCTCCGCTCGCCAAGACCGCGCGTCTGGCGGCCGCTCTGCAGGACAAGCGCGAGAAGGAGGGCGCCGAGGCGGCCTGAGGCCACCCGGCGCACCCACGTTCTTAGTTTTCACTTTCAGAAAGGACGCCAGACATGGCGAAGCTCAGCACCGACGAGCTGCTCGACGCGTTCAAGGAGATGACGCTGATCGAGCTCTCCGAGTTCGTGAAGCAGTTCGAGGAGACCTTCGAGGTCACCGCCGCGGCTCCGGTCGCCGTCGCCGCCGCCGGCGGCCCCGCCGGCCCGGCCGCCGAGGCCGAGCCGGAGAAGGACGAGTTCGACGTCATCCTCGACGCCGACGGTGGCAAGAAGATCCAGGTCATCAAGGTCGTGCGCGAGCTGACCGGCCTGGGCCTCAAGGAGGCCAAGGACCTGGTCGAGGCCGCTCCGAAGGCCGTCCTGGAGAAGGCCAACAAGGAGACCGCCGAGAAGGCCAAGGCCAAGCTCGAGGGCGAGGGCGCCAAGGTCACCCTCAAGTGACCTTGCGTTCGACCTGACGCGCGTCCGGCTCACGTGAGCCGGGGCACACCGCGTCGCGGCGGGCGGCGATCCGGGAACCGGATCGCCGCCCGCCGTGTTGGTACTACCCGGTGGCAGCGGCGTGAGCAGGGTTTACAGGTTCCTCGCACCGGCTTCACAGCGGTGTCTGTCGGTAGCCCGTCGGTGGGAAAGACACCCCGAGCGGTAACCGGCCCTTGACGCGGCACCGGCCCGACAGGCACGCTGACACCAGCAAGACCTTCCGCGCTTGCAACGGCCGCCTCTCGGGTAAGGCAACGGCAGCACCACCGCCGCTGCGCCTGAGCGGACCGGCAGGAACATCGCGTTCCGAGCAGCCCGGTTGACCCGGTTTTCCGAGGTCCCGAGGCAAGTTCCGCGATGACCTGCGGGGTGGGCTGGACAGCGGTTAGCCTCTCGGCTACACTGCTAGTTTGCGCTGCCTTCCGACTTGACCCCTGCTCGGAAATGTCCGTTTACGGATAATTCTGGTGGGGTCATTGGAGTGCACGCGTACCAGCCGTTCTGCAGCACCGGTCCTCGGAAGGACGCATCTTGGCAGCTTCCCGCCCTGCGAAGACCAGTCGTACGTCGAGCGCATTCGCGCCCCGCCGAGTTTCTTTCGGTCGGATTACCGAACACCTCGAGGTCCCCAACCTCCTCGCCATCCAGAACGAGTCCTTCGACTGGCTCGTCGGCAACGAGGCTTGGCAGGGCCGGTCGTCGGACGACCCGCACGCACGCTCGGGTCTCGCGGAGATCCTCGACGAGATCAGTCCCATTGAGGACTTCTCCGGCACCATGTCGCTCTCCTTCTCGGCTCCGCGCTTCGACGAGGTCAAGGCCTCGATCGAGGAGTGCAAGGAGAAGGACCTGACCTACTGCGCCCCGCTGTTCGTGACCGCGGAGTTCACCAACAACACCACCGGCGAGATCAAGAGCCAGACGGTGTTCATGGGTGACTTCCCGATGATGACGCCCAAGGGCACCTTCATCATCAACGGCACCGAGCGCGTCGTGGTCAGCCAGCTCGTCCGCTCGCCGGGCGTCTACTTCGACAAGCAGCCGGACAAGACCTCCGACCGCGACCTCTCCAGCGTCAAGGTGATCCCGAGCCGGGGTGCCTGGCTGGAGTTCGACATCGACAAGCGCGACACGGTCGGCGTCCGCATCGACCGCAAGCGCCGGCAGGCCGTCACGGTCCTGCTCAAGGCCATCGGGTGGTCGGCGGAGCAGATCCGCGAGAAGTTCGGCTGGTCCGAGCTCATGATGACCACGCTCGAGAAGGACCACATCGCCGGGCAGGATGAGGCGCTGCTCGACATCTACCGGAAGCTCCGCCCCGGCGAGCCGCCGACCCGCGAGAACGCCCAGACCCTGCTCGACAACCTCTTCTTCAACCCGAAGCGGTACGACGTCGCCAAGGTCGGGCGTTACAAGTTCAACAAGAAGCTCGAGCTGGACGTGCCGATCACGACCGGCACGCTGACCGAGGACGACATCGTCGCCACCGTGGAGTACCTCTGCCGGCTGCACGCCGGTGAGGAGGGCTACGAGGCCGACGACATCGACCACTTCGGCAACCGGCGCCTGCGCACTGTGGGCGAGCTGATCCAGAACCAGGTCCGGGTCGGTCTCTCCCGCATGGAGCGGGTCGTCCGCGAGCGGATGACCACCCAGGACGTCGAGGCGATCACGCCGCAGACCCTGATCAACATCCGCCCGGTCGTGGCGGCGATCAAGGAGTTCTTCGGCACGTCGCAGCTGTCCCAGTTCATGGACCAGACCAACCCGCTGGCGGGCCTGACCCACCGGCGCCGGCTGAGCGCGCTCGGCCCGGGTGGTCTGTCCCGGGAGCGGGCCGGCTTCGAGGTCCGTGACGTGCACCCGTCCCACTACGGCCGGATGTGCCCGATCGAGACGCCGGAAGGCCCGAACATCGGCCTGATCGGCGCGCTGTCCACCTTCGCCCGGGTCAACCCGTTCGGCTTCATCGAGACGCCGTACCGGAAGGTCGTCGACGGTCGGGTCACCGACCAGATCGACTACCTGACCGCGGACGAGGAGGACCGGTTCGTCAAGGCGCAGGCCAACGCCCCGCTGAAGTCGGACGGCTCGTTCGCCGAGGACCGCGTCCTGGTCCGCCGTAAGGGCGGCGAGACCGAGGACGTGGCGCCGTCGGCCGTCGACTACATGGACGTGTCGCCGCGGCAGATGACCTCGGTCGCGACCGCGATGATCCCGTTCCTCGAGCACGACGACGCCAACCGCGCGCTCATGGGCGCGAACATGCAGCGTCAGGCGGTGCCGCTGGTCAAGGCCGAGGCGCCGCTGGTCGGCACGGGCATGGAGTACCGCGCGGCCGTGGACGCCGGTGACGTCGTCGTCGCCGAGGTCGGCGGTGTGGTCGAGGACCTCTGCGCGGACTACATCACGGTCCACCAGGACGACGGCCACCGCCGGACGTACCTGCTGCACAAGTTCCGCCGCTCCAACGCCGGCTCCTGCGTCAACCAGAAGCCGGTCGTCTTCGAGGGCGACCGCGTCGAGGCCGGCCAGGTCATCGCCGACGGTCCGTGCACCGACGAGGGCGAGATGGCGCTCGGGCGCAACCTGCTCGTGGCGTTCATGACCTGGGAGGGCCACAACTACGAGGACGCGATCATCCTGTCGCAGCGCCTCGTGCAGCAGGACGTGCTCACCTCGATCCACATCGAGGAGCACGAGGTCGACGCCCGGGACACCAAGCTCGGCCCGGAGGAGATCACCCGCGACATCCCGAACGTCAGCGAGGAGATGCTCGCCGACCTCGACGAGCGCGGCATCATCCGGATCGGCGCCGAGGTCGTCCCCGGCGACATCCTGGTCGGCAAGGTCACGCCGAAGGGCGAGACCGAGCTGACCCCCGAGGAGCGGCTGCTCCGCGCGATCTTCGGTGAGAAGGCGCGCGAGGTCCGGGACACCTCGCTGAAGGTGCCGCACGGCGAGACCGGCACGGTCATCGGTGTGCGTACCTTCTCCCGCGAGGACGGCGACGAGCTGCCCCCGGGCGTGAACGAGCTGGTCCGGGTCTACGTGGCCCAGAAGCGCAAGATCCAGGACGGTGACAAGCTCGCGGGCCGCCACGGCAACAAGGGCGTCATCTCCAAGATCCTGCCGATCGAGGACATGCCGTTCCTGGAGGACGGCACCCCGGTCGACATCGTGCTGAACCCGCTCGGTGTGCCGTCCCGGATGAACATCGGCCAGGTCCTGGAGACCCACCTCGGGTGGGTGGCCAAGACCGGCTGGAGCGTGGACGGCGACGACGAGGAGTGGAAGCGCCAGCTCCGCTCGATCGAGGCGCACGAGTCCGAGCCGGACACCAACGTGGCCACTCCGGTCTTCGACGGTGCCCGCGAGGAGGAGATCTCCGGTCTGCTGGCGTCGACCCTGCCCAACCGGGACGGCAAGCAGCTGATCGGCCGCAGCGGCAAGGCGCAGCTGTTCGACGGTCGCTCCGGCGAGCCGCTGCCGGACCCGATCGCGGTCGGCTACGTCTACATCCTGAAGCTCAACCACCTGGTCGACGACAAGATCCACGCCCGGTCGACCGGCCCGTACTCGATGATCACGCAGCAGCCGCTGGGTGGTAAGGCGCAGTTCGGTGGCCAGCGCTTCGGTGAGATGGAGTGCTGGGCCATGCAGGCGTACGGCGCCGCCTACGCCCTCCAGGAGCTGCTGACCATCAAGTCCGACGACGTCCTCGGCCGGGTGAAGGTCTACGAGGCCATCGTCAAGGGCGAGAACATCCCCGAGCCGGGCATCCCGGAGTCGTTCAAGGTGCTGCTCAAGGAGCTGCAGTCGCTGTGCCTCAACGTCGAGGTGCTCTCCAGCGACGGTGTGGCCCTCGAGATGCGCGAGACCGACGACGAGGTGTTCCGGGCCGCGGAGGAGCTGGGCATCGACCTGTCCCGGCGCGAGCCGAGCTCGGTCGAAGAGGTCTGAGGCGAGCGGTCGGGAGCCGGTCCGCCGGCTCCCGACCCCGCCCGTTAGCTAAGCAGTACAGACGACGACATAGGGGACATAGTGCTCGACGTCAACTTCTTCGACGAGCTGCGCATCGGTCTCGCCACCGCCGACGACATCCGTCAGTGGTCCCACGGCGAGGTCAAGAAGCCCGAGACCATCAACTACCGCACCCTGAAGCCGGAAAAGGACGGGCTCTTCTGCGAGAAGATCTTCGGTCCGCAGCGGGACTGGGAGTGCTACTGCGGTAAGTACAAGCGGGTCCGCTTCAAGGGCATCATCTGCGAGCGCTGCGGCGTCGAGGTGACCCGCTCCAAGGTTCGCCGGGAGCGGATGGGTCACATCGAGCTGGCCGCTCCGGTGACCCACATCTGGTACTTCAAGGGCGTGCCGAGCCGGCTGGGCTACCTGCTGGACCTCGCCCCGAAGGACCTCGAAAAGATCATCTACTTCGCCTCGTACGTCGTGACGAGCGTGGACGCCGAAGCGCGTCACCGCGACCTCTCGACGATCGAGAACGAGATCCTGGCCGAGAAGCGGCAGGCTGAGAACAGCCGCGACTCGGAGATCGAGAAGCGGGCCGCCAAGCTCGAGGCCGACCTGGCCGAGCTGGAGGCCGAGGGCGCGAAGGCGGACGTCCGGCGCAAGGTCAAGGAGGGCGGAGAGCGCGAGATGCGCCAGATCCGCGACCGGGCCCAGCGCGAGATCGACCGCCTCGACGAGGTCCTCGACACCTTCCGCAAGCTCGAGCCGAAGCAGCTGGTCACCGACGAGCTGCTCTACCGCGAGCTGCGCGACCGCTTCGGCGAGTACTTCACCGGCAGCATGGGCGCCGAGGCCATCAAGGCGCTGGTCCAGAACATGGACCTGGAGGCCGAGGCCGAGAGCCTGCGCGAGACCATCCGGTCCGGCAAGGGCCAGCGGAAGATCCGGGCGCTCAAGCGGCTCAAGGTCGTCGCGGCGTTCCAGAACACTCGCAACTCGCCGCTCGGCATGGTGCTGGACTGCGTCCCGGTCATCCCGCCGGACCTGCGTCCGATGGTGCAGCTGGACGGTGGCCGCTTCGCGACCTCCGACCTGAACGACCTGTACCGCCGGGTGATCAACCGGAACAACCGCCTCAAGCGGCTGATCGACCTCGGCGCGCCCGAGATCATCGTCAACAACGAGAAGCGGATGCTCCAGGAGGCTGTCGACGCGCTGTTCGACAACGGCCGTCGCGGCCGGCCGGTTACCGGTCCGGGCAACCGCCCGCTGAAGTCGCTCTCCGACATGCTGAAGGGCAAGCAGGGCCGGTTCCGCCAGAACCTGCTCGGCAAGCGCGTCGACTACTCCGGCCGTTCGGTCATCGTGGTCGGCCCGAAGCTCAAGCTGCACCAGTGCGGCCTGCCCAAGCAGATGGCGCTGGAGCTGTTCAAGCCGTTCGTGATGAAGCGGCTGGTGGACCTCAACCACGCGCAGAACATCAAGTCCGCCAAGCGGATGGTCGAGCGGCAGCGGCCGGTCGTGTGGGACGTGCTGGAAGAGGTCATCGGCGAGCACCCGGTCCTGCTGAACCGGGCGCCGACCCTGCACCGGCTGGGCATCCAGGCCTTCGAGCCGCAGCTGGTCGAGGGCAAGGCCATCCAGATCCACCCGCTGGTCTGCACCGCGTTCAACGCCGACTTCGACGGTGACCAGATGGCGGTCCACGTGCCGCTGTCCGCCGAGGCCCAGGCCGAGGCGCGGATCCTGATGCTGTCGTCGAACAACATCCTCAAGCCGGCCGACGGCAAGCCGGTCACCATGCCCACCCAGGACATGGTCATCGGCCTCTACCACCTCACCCACCTCACCCCCGGTGGGCAGGGCGAGGGCCGGGCGTTCAGCTCGGACGCCGAGGCGCGGATGGCGTACGACAACCGGGAGCTGCACCTGCAGACCCCGGTCAAGATCCGCCTGCGCGGCATCGTCGGTGTCGACAACGGCGCCGGCGCGGAGCCGTGGGTCGCGCCCGAGGGCTGGGTCGAGGGCGAGCCGGTGACGGTGGAGACCACCCTGGGCCGGGTCCTGTTCAACGAGACGCTGCCGCAGGGCTACCGCTTCGTGAACTACGAGATCCGCAAGGGCCAGCTCTCCGCGATCGTCAACGACCTCGCCGAGCGCTTCCCGAAGGTGGCCCTGGCGGCCACCCTCGACGGGCTCAAGGAGGCCGGTTTCCACTGGGCCACCTGGTCCGGCGTCACCATCGGCATGGAGGACGTCATCGCTCCGCCGCGCAAGCGGGAGATCCTGGAGCGGTACGAGAAGGAAGCCGACCGGATCGACAAGCAGTACCAGCGTGGTCTGATGACCGCCGAGGAGCGTCGCGGCGAGCTCATCGAGATCTGGACCAAGGCGACCAACGAGGTCGCCAAGGAGATGGACACCGCGCTGCCGCAGGAGAACCCGCTGTGGAAGATGATCAACTCGGGTGCCCGCGGTAACCTGCTCCAGCTCCGGCAGATCGCGGCGATCCGTGGTCTGGTGGCCAACCCGAAGGGCGAGATCATCCCGCGGCCGATCAAGGCCTCGTACCGGGAGGGTCTGTCCGTGCTGGAGTACTTCATCTCCACGCACGGCGCCCGGAAGGGTCTCGCGGACACCGCCCTGCGTACCGCCGACTCGGGTTACCTGACCCGGCGTCTGGTGGACGTCTCGCAGGACGTCATCATCCGCGAGGAGGACTGCGGCACCGACCGCGCCATCCCGATGCAGATCGGCGAGCGGCTCGACGGCAAGCTGGTCGTGCACGAGCACGCCGAGACCAGCGTGCACGCCCGCACCCTGGCCGACGACATCAAGGGCCCGGACGGCAACGTCGTGGCCCACCGCGGCCAGGACATCAACTCCATCCTGGTCGACGCGATCGTCGCCGCCGGCGTGGAGACGGTGCGGGTGCGCAGCGTGCTCACCTGCGAGTCGAAGCTGGGCGTCTGCGGTGCGTGCTACGGCCGCTCGCTGCCGACCGGCAAGACCGTGGACGTCGGCGAGGCGGTCGGCATCATCGCCGCCCAGTCGATCGGTGAGCCGGGCACGCAGCTGACGATGCGTACCTTCCACACCGGTGGTGTCGCGGGTGAGGACATCACCCAGGGTCTGCCCCGTGTCCAGGAGATCTTCGAGGCCCGGGTCCCGAAGGGTAAGGCGCCCATCGCCGACACCCCGGGTCGGATCCGGATCGAGGACGGCGAGCGGTCCCGCAAGATCGTCGTCATCCCGGACGACGGCAGCGACGAGATCGTCTACGACAAGATCTCGAAGCGGGTCCGGCTCCGGGCGCACGACGGCGACCACGTCGAGGTCGGCGAGAAGCTCACCGAGGGCACCATCGACCCGCACGAGCTGCTGCGCATCCTCGGCCCGCGCGCGGTCCAGGTCCACCTGACCCAGGAGGTCCAGGAGGTCTACCGCTCGCAGGGTGTGCTCATCCACGACAAGCACATCGAGATCATCATCCGCCAGATGCTCAAGCGGGTGACGGTCATCGACTCCGGCTCGACCGAGTTCCTGCCGGGCGTGCTTGTCGACCGGGCGCTCTTCGAGTCGGAGAACCGCCGGCTCGTCGGCGAGGGTGGCGAGCCCGCCGCCGGTCGCCCGGTGCTGATGGGTATCACCAAGGCCTCGCTGGCCACGGACTCCTGGCTGTCGGCGGCCTCCTTCCAGGAGACCACCCGGGT
It encodes the following:
- the nusG gene encoding transcription termination/antitermination protein NusG; the protein is MPEYDETAETPDEQSTVATAANDESVEAASEPEFPTTEPAPDEDFDPVAELRQKLRYAPGDWYVVHSYAGYENKVKTNLETRITSLDMEDFIYQVEVPTREEVEVKNGKRSQVQAKVFPGYILVRMELTAESYSCVRNTPGVTGFVGATDRADRPAPLSLDEVLKWLAPAVETEQKKAKPEVKVLDFEVGDSVTVTDGAFASLPATISEINADQQKLKVLVSIFGRETPVELNFNQVAKI
- a CDS encoding ATP-binding cassette domain-containing protein; its protein translation is MRLEGVWLRYQRRGPWVLRETDVAIGPGEVAVVLGRNGVGKSTLLQLAAGVLRPTRGRVVDRPAAVGWVPERFPADQPFTVGAYLAAMARVAGLPGPEADRAVRRWVDRLGLTRFHGVRLPELSKGTAQKVGLAQALLRPPGLLVLDEPWEGLDSAARELVPEVVDEVLAEGGTVLVSDHRGETVRLPGARHWSVADGTVTEAAPSGAAATVVVELSVPAAGVGAAVARLRADGHHVIRVRDHAVPPPATRQASDSPPAAPPDDPFSATAQPGAPGRPGPAPGEAPLSGAPGGSGPAPEVAR
- the rplL gene encoding 50S ribosomal protein L7/L12, producing the protein MAKLSTDELLDAFKEMTLIELSEFVKQFEETFEVTAAAPVAVAAAGGPAGPAAEAEPEKDEFDVILDADGGKKIQVIKVVRELTGLGLKEAKDLVEAAPKAVLEKANKETAEKAKAKLEGEGAKVTLK
- the rplA gene encoding 50S ribosomal protein L1, with amino-acid sequence MQRSKSYRKAAEVIDRSKLYTPAEAVKLAKETTNVKFDATVEVAMRLGVDPRKADQMVRGTVNLPHGTGKTARVIVFAAGAKAEEAAAAGADEVGTDELVARIQGGWLDFDAAIATPDQMAKIGRIARILGPRGLMPNPKTGTVTMDVAKAVSDIKGGKITFRVDKHSNLHLIIGKASFSEAQLVDNYAAVLDEVLRSKPSAAKGTYLKKVTLTTTMGPGVPVDPKLVKNLNEASTEA
- the rplK gene encoding 50S ribosomal protein L11; this translates as MPPKKKLVKTFTLQLPAGQATPAPPVGPALGQHGVNIMEFCKSYNAQTESQRGDIVPAEISVYEDRTFTFVLKTPPAARLLIKAAGVQKGSGVPHKEKVGSVTRAQLREIAEKKMADLNANDIDQAEKIIAGTARSMGLTVAD
- a CDS encoding DNA-directed RNA polymerase subunit beta, whose translation is MAASRPAKTSRTSSAFAPRRVSFGRITEHLEVPNLLAIQNESFDWLVGNEAWQGRSSDDPHARSGLAEILDEISPIEDFSGTMSLSFSAPRFDEVKASIEECKEKDLTYCAPLFVTAEFTNNTTGEIKSQTVFMGDFPMMTPKGTFIINGTERVVVSQLVRSPGVYFDKQPDKTSDRDLSSVKVIPSRGAWLEFDIDKRDTVGVRIDRKRRQAVTVLLKAIGWSAEQIREKFGWSELMMTTLEKDHIAGQDEALLDIYRKLRPGEPPTRENAQTLLDNLFFNPKRYDVAKVGRYKFNKKLELDVPITTGTLTEDDIVATVEYLCRLHAGEEGYEADDIDHFGNRRLRTVGELIQNQVRVGLSRMERVVRERMTTQDVEAITPQTLINIRPVVAAIKEFFGTSQLSQFMDQTNPLAGLTHRRRLSALGPGGLSRERAGFEVRDVHPSHYGRMCPIETPEGPNIGLIGALSTFARVNPFGFIETPYRKVVDGRVTDQIDYLTADEEDRFVKAQANAPLKSDGSFAEDRVLVRRKGGETEDVAPSAVDYMDVSPRQMTSVATAMIPFLEHDDANRALMGANMQRQAVPLVKAEAPLVGTGMEYRAAVDAGDVVVAEVGGVVEDLCADYITVHQDDGHRRTYLLHKFRRSNAGSCVNQKPVVFEGDRVEAGQVIADGPCTDEGEMALGRNLLVAFMTWEGHNYEDAIILSQRLVQQDVLTSIHIEEHEVDARDTKLGPEEITRDIPNVSEEMLADLDERGIIRIGAEVVPGDILVGKVTPKGETELTPEERLLRAIFGEKAREVRDTSLKVPHGETGTVIGVRTFSREDGDELPPGVNELVRVYVAQKRKIQDGDKLAGRHGNKGVISKILPIEDMPFLEDGTPVDIVLNPLGVPSRMNIGQVLETHLGWVAKTGWSVDGDDEEWKRQLRSIEAHESEPDTNVATPVFDGAREEEISGLLASTLPNRDGKQLIGRSGKAQLFDGRSGEPLPDPIAVGYVYILKLNHLVDDKIHARSTGPYSMITQQPLGGKAQFGGQRFGEMECWAMQAYGAAYALQELLTIKSDDVLGRVKVYEAIVKGENIPEPGIPESFKVLLKELQSLCLNVEVLSSDGVALEMRETDDEVFRAAEELGIDLSRREPSSVEEV
- the rplJ gene encoding 50S ribosomal protein L10; this translates as MADKPIRADKATAVAELTESFRNAGATVLTEYRGLTVSQLTQLRRSLGKETSYTVAKNTLAKRAASDAGISGLDELFSGPTALTFVSGDVVEAAKGLRDFAKANPKLVIKGGVFEGKAISAAEVTKLADLESREVLLAKLAGAMKGNLSKAAALFQAPLAKTARLAAALQDKREKEGAEAA